ttgaaaaataacacatgtaaataaataaaaatatgagcagaaaatgtcagagcacaaaaaacactgagaaatataaccaaggaaaacatgattttgtgtGCAGGTCGGATAATTTTGCATGAGTATTTCAGTtttgtaaaatatgattttaaatgtgtttagagTTTTGATTAATGCTTACTTTTTAAAAACGTGTCCTTGACCATTGTTTGCTATTCTGAAAactttgctttcatttttacattttctgcaatacatttatacttgagtttttacattttgatttcatgcttgttattttttttatatccgTGACTGCAATACTTTTGGCAGGAATTTGATCCCATTCTGAAgtaccttttttttctaaatgtttaaataaaacagttaaatgATTTAGCTGATTTTTCCCTGAAATcagtgcagaaaaaaaaaaattgcaaattgTATCTTGGCCTGCAACAGACTTTAAAATTATGGCACTATTAAATAccattttacatattaaaaaccTATTAAATAATGGccaatcaatttaaaaaatacttaccCAATGTGCGGGAGAAAACAGGCAAGGCTGAACTGAGTATTAAAAGAGAAACACAGTTCCCTATAATCTGTGGAGAGACACAAAcaatgatttaatttgattataaaGAGCCTTAGCATCTGAATGTGTGAAATCCAGCACCATTCCCACAGCTGTTTCATGACTATGAGGGATCTCTGTACCTGTGTGAGGGTTGTGTCCTGTGCACGTGGCAGCAAACCGGTGAAAAGTGGAGAGCAGTAGAATCCAACGACAGAGGAGACCATAAGATACAAGATGATGACCACCTGCACTGCAGCTCCCAGAGAACCGAACATGGAGAATGAGGCAAGGCCCAAGTGAGGGTCCTGCAACAGAAAAAACAACCATTGTGAGAttatgataataaattattactgcAATACTCTATGGACTAGTATTATAATGCTTTAGTAgcacatgagggtgagtaaattaaaattacatttataggtCCATCTAATGTCAAATATTAATTCGCCATTCTCATGCATCTCACCTCCATTCCTCTAGGCATGGCAGACTCATCGAAGAGCAGTTCGAGCACATGGAAACACACCATCAGCACAGACACCGCCTGAGAAAGACCATCAATTTGGTTTTAACACAAGGGTATAATTGTAGTCAGTATAAGTATTCTGTATTCCACAAGGTTTACTCTTACAGTTAAAGCCAAAAGCAGCAGCATGGCCACTGGGTATCCCAGGTTGCGTTGCCATGGAGATGCTCTTTTCCGCAGCTCTATAATGGAAGAAACGAGGATGACGCAAGAGCAATTCATGATAGCTAAATGATGTTTTGAACACTCTGAGAggcatgtttgtacctaaagcaATGCGTTTGGACTGCACACTCAAAAGTTCATTATTGATGGCTTCTATATTTGCACTGATCCAACAGGAGGTGTTACCTGAAACATTTGATAGAAAAGAGTGTATAAGAGTTTaggaaaaatgttttgaaaatgtaaaacctTGTTCAACATGCCAGTAAAGCTTCTTTggacattaaaaagaaaatgagagaAACATTTGGTGGGGTCACTTCCTTAGCAGCAAGTATGTCTTTCTCACATCCTGACACTCACTTTTCAACTTCCTGGACAGAGAGGCCTCCTCAAATGCTGTGCAGTTCATTGTCTCTTCTAGGTTCTccaacaactttaaaaaaaaaaaaaaaaagacaacaacaaaacttCATACTTAGAATTCCTCCTTAAATATTTACAATGAAAACATGTATAatgtcaacaaaaaaaaaacatttcaatagAATCTGTCctttctgttctttttaactttctattgaaagaaaaatatatatactttctattcatcctgaaaaatatatatactatgGTCACTGTCACaagaataaactacattttaaaacattaaaatagaaaagttatttttactgcatctttgaccaaataaatgcagactttgtgagcataagtgacttctttcattaatttttttaaaacatactgaCCCCTGTGGAATCACAATCGAAAGAATTTTTAAGCGGTATCTTGTCCACCTACCCGAGGTTTGACCAATAAGTTCCCAGTGACGCTAAACATACGTGAAAGCCCAAAGGGTGTGcacactgttacaaaaaaaaaaaaaatctaaattaacatgaTGCAACAAATCTATAGTTACAGAAAgtcaaatgcaataaaataccaaactaaatattaacagtaaatgatttaaaacaaacaaacaaaaaaaatagataatatATACACTCAAACACACTTACACAAAAGCAGCAAAACTCCAAAGAGTGAGATTCCAGAATAAAGATGGGGCAGGTAATATTCCCACAGGTCTGAAAagcacaagagaaaaaaaagcagaCTATTACTAAAACTATTTGTTTATCTTGCATTTATTCAATTAAGAGGAAATTTGGGAGTCGAGCTGGCACTTTATTTAATTGAACACAATCAAAGAGACTGAACAAGTGCTACTCTAATGCTTCACAGCCTCACCATAAAGATTCTCACGGGCAGTGTTGTGATGGATGAGGGCTGATGCCACCCAAACAATGCCCAGCACCAGCAGACtgagcagcagcagcattaCAGCAGTCTCATAGACTCGCGCCATAATACCCTTTCAGAGGAGAAAAAATATCAAATGGACATCAGACACAGAACTGAGTTCAAATGTTCTGTATTTGCGTTTACTGTTacactaattactttttttttttttacctttttggACCCAGCAAATCCTTCTGATTCAGTAAAGAAATAAGCAAAGGGCATAAGGAAAACCAACGAAAGGTTTGAGAATAAGAAGACTAGGTTCCACAAGCCtgaaaaagagacagagagagaatgagtaagttaatgaaaaatgattttgtacTCCTACcatattaaaaagcaaaaaccCACAACCTGCATAATACACAAATCTACATTTGTggttacactactgttcaaaagttgggatcagaaagattttttatacttttattcagcaaggatcaattaaattgatcaaaatggaCAGTGAAGATTTCAAAggtaaagatttctatttcaaaggAATGCTGTTTTGTGAAAGTTTGtgaaatgtatcagtttccacaaaaatattaatcagcacaactattttcaacatcgGTAATAACACAAGAAGTGTTTCTTAAACACTGAATCAGCATAttcgatttctgaaggaccatgtgacactggagcAATGACTGCTGAATTTCAGCTCTGCTATCAGATgaatattagttttatttttgatcaaattttcCCAGCataaaagtctttaaaaaaagcaaccaaaaaaaaaaaaaaaactctggaACAGTAGTACATCAAGGATGTTTAAGTATGGATTATATTGTGTGTTCAAAAGAGCTATGAGGTAAATTGGggaaatacaaaaaatacataaaacttactaaccactaGGGGGCAGCCATGTGCCATACTAACTTCAACTAGCTCTTCATCTAAAGTGCCATTAAGCTTTTTGTTCTCATTATTTCTCAGTTGGATTGAGATTTCCTGGCTAATTCTATTGTGATCACATACAATCCTTGCAGCTTATGAGATCTGGTGTTACACGTGCACTGCAAAACACTAGAAAATGCATTTCACCATATGCCTACAAACTTAATATAAAAGTGCAAAAAACAATCTGGATTTTAAACTAAATAGTGGCCTAGAATTACAGCCAGAACATATTATACTCTTGGCAGACTTGCCGCCATGCCCAACACGTGATAACACAACACTAAGACCTTGTgggaataaaaacaataacatttcgGTTCAGATTAGGcaacaaaataatacttaagaaGTTGTAAGTGAATTAGAACGGCAACTGTGTTGATTCTCTTCGAAAACCAGTGTTATAGTCACATAATCCACATGTGCAATTGAAGCAAATTTATTAGTTATtcatgtgtgcgtgtgtatttaCCACGGATGAGTGAGCCATTGAGCCACTGCATGTAGTAGCTGTGTGGGAATGTGAGCAGAACTTCATTGGACAGGATGGAGATGGGCAGGAGCAGCACTGCACATACGGCCACTGAGAGTGTGAATGTACACAGCCACAGCCTTCAGGGTGAGAAAAAACAGCCAAAGAAGGGTGAGGACGTGTTTTGCAGCCATTTACTTTGACATAGTGCCAGCTGTGAAGGGAGGTAGTTGTTAAACGCCACGCTGGAGACCAAAGGGCAAACTGTCCCCTTACAACCATTCACAGCAAACtaataaaaagcaaaatagCAACCAGTAGGGTGCCCTTAGCAGCCTAGTTTCCTTAAAATCTATGTGAATTGctgtgaaatgtaaaattttactGCCATAATGTGAcacatttctgagtgaaacaaGAATCAACCACTTAAGTAGGGTGGGAGCTGATTTCATGCATTTGGAATTTATTGGATGGCGAAAAGTGGGATGTTAAACACTCGAATGGAGCCAGACTGAATTTGAGCTTGCTTGCCTAAATAGATATTTGGCTATTACAGACCAAAATCCAATATTAATGTGGCatacattaagaaaaaaataataacaacttACGCAATTTTGTTGACAGTGGCATCCTCAATGTCATCTGTggacaaaaaaggaaaatgaaatGAGCTTGTCACCACAAATTTATCCCACCGCAATCATACTAATGTTTAGACTCACAGTTCAGCCTTGAAACTACATCGAACAAAACAACAAGCTCCCACAATGACCCAGATTTATCATGAAGCTATTCCATGaaataaacgcaacacttttaaacccttatttgaaaaaaattatttgtaagaGATCTTGGGAAGCCTTTGCTGTTAGATTTTACATTATTGCTTGTGCAGGAAAACAATATGCATTTCAAGAGGAATTATTAACTGGGATGGATTGAGAACATGAGGcagaaagaatgaaaaataaacctcaaacattcacaAGTGAGAAGAGCAAAACTTGCCCAGTGTGACAGGGCTGCAGGGTAGATATGTGTGACATTTCCTGGGAGTGCTCCAAACCTAATGCAAAACAGGTTTTCTGCACATATTCTtcaaaacagccaatatgcaaCTGAAGAAACAGCTTCAGCCCTCCACGATCGGTGCACATTTAGACTATAAAATGGACTTTGAGATTTAGATGTGTCAAAACGACAAAAACATCTTGTAAAGTGATTCTGTTTGTGTTCCTAAATTTGAATATGTATAGTAATGGCAATGGCTTGGCTTGCAGTTCAGTACACAATGTTCTTTAAGTGTGTCTCACAGGATGTTCTTACATCCCTCTGcactattttttaatttgtgataATGCAAGCATGTGCTAGATGGACGTATTTGAATGTTGTAATGACACAGGAGCAGCTGTGCTCATGGGGACCCCAGGTTCAGGTCTGAACTGATGTCCCAGAGCTTTCCTATCAGCTCTCCACTGAcctatataattataaaaggcaaaaagagagaaaaggtcAGACCCCTGCATTCTGTTCTGCTTTACTTAACAGTTTTGGACAAGAATGTGTCCTGTGTGGATAGTTCCTAACAATCCTTCAACAGTCTAAACAAGCCTGATGTGTTTTGCACAAGTCAGACACTCGAAAAAACATCCCTCAGATTTTCCACTGCAAGTAGGTACAGCAGAACCGGGAAAGAGCGGAGCGTTCAATTACGGGGTGTACACCAAAACATGAGGTGGTGTTCTCTTATGAAACCTCAGGCATGGCGCTTGGGCAGGGGGCCTATGTTTATCTCACGGGAACATTCCTCATCCCCACTGCTGCCCTCCCTCGATGTTGCATAACTGCTGTCAACAGCAATCAGAAGCTTTGACTCTTTTATTCTGAAGATGACTTCAGATATTCAGCCAATAACACTGAATACTTCACTATCTGAGCATGACTAGGTACCAAACAAAGCATTTTTGGAAAGTGCAGGATCATGCCCGTGTTAGGTTGTGCTGATCAACAAATGGAGAGCAGCTGAAGCAAATCACAGGTGTGCTTTGAAGGACTGGACTGCATGAAGTCAAACAACTGCAGACGGTCCGGGGGTCACGTTAAACTTACCAGTGACAAACTCAGCATTCTTCTTGAAGTGAGTGAGAATGAAGTGCGACAAGATGTACAGGCAAATGAAAAGCAGCACACAAATCTAAAAGAGAAGATAAAAGAACATCAGTGCaatttgaaaacattacatttacagaCAACATGAAGTAATACACTGCATCTTGTCATTCAAAGAGAATGAAAAAGCAGATTTTAATATGCCAAACAATATAAATTTcttgtatataaatattgtagGATTTCTTCCTCTCTGTATGACTTCAAAAGACACCAAATACAGTGCATGTAAGTCCTTCTAGTAACATTAAGATCCCTACACTTGGTCTCCAGCCAATTTCATTACATGTAAGAGAGCAGtgtgaacattcttcaaaacttttcatttcatgttccatgaaggAATAACCTCAATCTTTCTTGGAACTTTGCAGAACAACAGATGACATACATTTTCACAGACATCTGCAGTATGAGTCATGCAGCTAATATGAGCAACACAATCGTTAACAGGCAACGACTAAACGTGCTGTGCAAACACGCTGCTTAGATGTGATGCCAATTTAGGTTATCAAGGACACGTTAGACAGAGACCCTgttacagagcagaggtcatgAAACACACTCCAACACGGCCCCATTATCACTGATACACACTGCTGTGCGGAGTCCAGATTGCCTTTACAGCTCTGTGACATAAGAGCTCCTAATCAAGGACATTTGGTTCTTAATGATAACACACAGATTGGTGAAGGGTTGGGATGTGACCGGTCAAAgatattatagaaatacattatatattctTGATAAAAGAAATGGAAGAACATGCACAGTGTCCcagaatataaaaaaacagtcatttgtgtGGCAATAGAAAGTGAATCAGCAAGTGTGAATCAGTAAgtacagtgttattttttttaatgccagcTGTCCCTTTTCTTAGAAATCTGAATTCCAAATGAATGAACACCCACAATACAGACTTGAGAATGAAGGTAACAGCACCAGATGGAGGATGAAGATTACAGCTCAAATGCAAATGAAGAGTTAAACCAGTTACAACTGGGATTAGATAATAGATTGGACACAGTAAAGATTTACAGGCAAATTAGACATTAAGAGAGTATGTTTAGAGATTTATCACAATAACTCAACAGTTggtcatatttaaaatgttaatattgctaaacaagaatacatttttataattgcaTGTACTATAATAAGTAATTGATTCGATTCGATTACCATTTTGACTCGATTCAATATcgattattttggatatatatcaggtacagtacatgccaaattttcaaggaaaaaaaaaaataaatctctcaactaatgctgtaCAATATACATGAATCAGTTGGTACTACCTACTATAATATTGAAGGTTAAAAttgacatttattaaaattacacttgtttttttaaataaagttacaattagcctacataatatttctactttaataagttttattaaatataaacaatggTGGCAGTAAACTtggatttattcaaacaaattAATTGAAGAACAGTAAATGAATGttatataatgcatatatttagcaaaatgcccctctctacagtttatttttctttatttttattttatctgactAATGCGTTTATGATCACCGAAGGTGATTACCTAATCCTGAGGTAAATGTGATGTTAcgtgacattgtttacaagccgTTATATTGACGTCTATATGCggctgaaacactgattgagcgattacaCGAGACAAGATACGGATTGTAAAGttgtactctttcttttaatttacCCTCGGATGTTTAGTCATTTATTTCGGCCTGAAACTGGTATTAATGTGgagatgatcggttcacgtgcgttacagcgatctgtcactccacattaaacagcgacaaaacggcatttattgtttgaatactgcaataaaatggacataatttgaaatctgagaatttgtttcatattaaaagtaCCAACGCACAATGCTTATTGCGATATATTGGATGGGAAGTGCCCTTCAACGTTCCTtccattaactgaaaacagacTAGACTAATcgattcttgggatttaagaatcgatATCGCTCCgtaaaaatgagaatcgatTAATATCGagatatagatattttttacccagccctaacaagtaataataatgtattagtttgtaatataatatttattactactactataaAGTAGGGGAGAGAGGAGACTGTTGCAACAGGGGACAGTTGCAACATGACTTATTCCTCCAATCAGGAATGAGCTAGAGGGATGACACTCATACTGCACATGCTCAGTTAGCCCCTCCCCCGATCTGAAAGAAATCAGCCATGTGTGACCATTCCTTCAGGGAAAAGCTAATTTTGaggtaaaaaagtattttgtaatGTTCAGAATATCTCTCATACTATTTTTTTAGCTTCTAATAGGCATAGCTATCAAGTGTTAAAGCTATTGTATCTAGCTAGTTTAGCAAGTTTCATCATGGCTGACAGAGTGGGGACAGTTGCAACATGCTGTTGCAACTGTCCCTTATCACAACATTGATGTAAATGCTTGTCATAGTaacataatacaattataatttcATGGATTAATAAATAACCCTTTCGATACCCAGGTATCCCTCCTTTTTTCCAAGTACATACTCTCAAACTAGGCCACAGTGTAGTCTgtaatttttctttgtttacagtATGCCACGGTTTGGGTACAGTGCTGGCAATGCAAGGTATGGGCTCACCAGGCCTGCACTGATGGGGGGAGCCAATTATACTTGCCACAACTGCAAGTCTGATGTGGACTAATTTCTTTCTCTCTAAACTtctctctgtcacacacacacacatacactcttacacacacagacacagacagacacacacacacacacacacacacacacacacacagttcagtTCAGAAGTAGTTCAGTAAATTTTCAGTCtagattttcattaaaaatattttgttgaaattTTTTGTAGGCCTAATAATTAACCAAAACGTGGTTTTTACTTGTTCTTTTACtagtctttgtatttttatggccaatttaacaaatttaaccaatatacattttgtatgttcacaaataaaataaagaaattgcaATATGatgttatataatgtttttttattattacattttaatgaatgttgcAACTTTTCACTTTGTCTGCTCAAGTTTAAATTGTACATATATTATCATATGTATGCACGTAACAGCAATGTGGGTGGGTATCTGACAGATGTGggtttaatataaaaattttggcttttcacaaaaaaaaaaaaaaaaaaacacctgtcTCTGAGAAACTGAAGGAAACAAAAAGTGTTGCAACCATACCCACTCTCCCCTACTATTGACACCGCAGGATGGTGTTGTCAAAGTAccctaaaaatgtaaaaaaataaataaaaaaacattaaattattaaaaataattaaattcctAAATCATAACAGCCATAAACAATTGTAGTGCTGCAACATCTCAACATTTGACCAGAAGAGAACAAATACAGAAGTCGATGAAagagtaaaacagtaaaaaagtaacatttgaTGAATTAATGACGCCTGTGCAAAAGAGTTGTGAAAAATGGCTGAAGACATATGATAGACTTGGTTTCACAATTACCCTGAATTCATGTCAAGGTctcattttactttaaaataaacctacaaAGCTACAATCTCTAAAATCAGATAAACACATTTCCCGTAACAAGCTGGCATCAGACTGCCATTCTTCAATATCTCTTTTGGCGCTATTTTAACGTGAAGGGCAATGCATGCCTCTTCTCATCTTGAGAGAGCTGCAGTGTGATCTGTCCGCATGACAATAACCTCTAATTCTATAATAAACCTTTATGCTGACTTCAGATAAAAGACACGCATGTGGAAACAATACTTCTGAGAAATGAAACCAAAGACATGATTGTGTACTGAATACACCTTATGGGTGTGTTATATGAGATGCATtgagtgaactgaagaaaaaactaaaattctgAATCACCAAGTGTCCAATaaaagagaggaagaaagaCAGCGAGAGGAAGAGGGATGAGGGGAGGGACGGGACAGGAAACTGGGATTTTGTCTTCAAAGTGCAAACAGCAGTGAAAACAATAGATCTGTGGGATACTATCACTGAAGCGCTGAAAGGTgttcacacacatttgtttgcTCAGCATTTGAATAGTTTGTTTTCATTCGACTAAAACAGAATATACTCGACCAACAAATTAAAACAGCCAAGCTACAATATAGcatgagaaaacaaacaaaagattgCGTAACACAAAACAGTTGGATATAACATGAGAATACATGTCTGGTCTTATTGTATTTCCAGTCAAAGAAATTTTGAAACATGCCTCAGGGTTTTTTGTCTATACAATAAAAGTCAaaggggtccaaaacaacactggactcAACTGACTCATTGAAagtatctccttttgtgtttcactgaaATTCCACATTAGAAAGAAACGTCATACAGGTGTGTAACGAG
This sequence is a window from Onychostoma macrolepis isolate SWU-2019 chromosome 23, ASM1243209v1, whole genome shotgun sequence. Protein-coding genes within it:
- the lmbr1l gene encoding limb region 1 homolog-like protein, producing METEDVTVREQLFHDRVRETIICVLLFICLYILSHFILTHFKKNAEFVTDDIEDATVNKIALWLCTFTLSVAVCAVLLLPISILSNEVLLTFPHSYYMQWLNGSLIRGLWNLVFLFSNLSLVFLMPFAYFFTESEGFAGSKKGIMARVYETAVMLLLLSLLVLGIVWVASALIHHNTARENLYDLWEYYLPHLYSGISLFGVLLLLLCTPFGLSRMFSVTGNLLVKPRLLENLEETMNCTAFEEASLSRKLKSNTSCWISANIEAINNELLSVQSKRIALELRKRASPWQRNLGYPVAMLLLLALTAVSVLMVCFHVLELLFDESAMPRGMEDPHLGLASFSMFGSLGAAVQVVIILYLMVSSVVGFYCSPLFTGLLPRAQDTTLTQIIGNCVSLLILSSALPVFSRTLGITRFDLLGDFGRYNWLGNFHIVFLYNMLFAGLTSACLINTVTWALQRELIRAFGLHRLPLTVSRSTIPLKLLLANGLSKIH